In the genome of Flaviflexus ciconiae, one region contains:
- a CDS encoding serpin family protein, whose protein sequence is MSKKQAVWAIAASAVVLSACSGGNDPEPTVTVTAETVAPSTDPEVPSDFRDDATRASLDFAITVVDERRQEGGNAVVSPASISYSMVIAGTGAVCTNEEALVSALGVPAEERENTYLSLAADLAGREEADYATRLSGLILSNSTTGRADNEALSDLAERYSLSHMTVPESEIGITADMWALDASDGRRDGLAAPLSASADYSVLLNLSYWSTWSASADVTTLDFEFEDGRREPVPALELPALAWEADSGTILELPTTSPDSTYLYYPDVAGTLGDLTADDWAIPGEGQEVVLTVPTLSASVTTNVENLGDQSFLASGCENPGFGASAEGSLASQHASYEFGVDGIAADHVGDVVEPGRETTTPDRPGTNAKIIAVDRAFAVMTVDEETGWAILYGMIGDPTVRN, encoded by the coding sequence ATGTCGAAGAAACAAGCAGTGTGGGCGATCGCCGCGAGCGCAGTCGTCCTCTCCGCGTGCTCGGGCGGCAATGACCCGGAGCCGACCGTCACGGTGACTGCGGAAACGGTTGCGCCTTCGACTGACCCCGAGGTCCCCTCAGACTTTAGGGACGACGCTACTCGTGCTTCGCTCGACTTCGCGATAACAGTGGTGGACGAGAGAAGGCAGGAGGGCGGCAATGCCGTTGTGTCACCAGCTTCGATCAGCTATTCGATGGTGATCGCGGGAACCGGTGCGGTCTGCACGAATGAGGAAGCGTTGGTGAGTGCCTTGGGAGTACCCGCTGAAGAGCGGGAAAACACCTACCTGTCTCTCGCAGCTGACCTGGCTGGGCGAGAAGAGGCCGATTATGCGACACGGCTCTCCGGGCTGATTCTGTCGAATTCGACGACGGGACGTGCCGACAACGAAGCACTGTCGGATCTCGCGGAACGCTACTCCCTATCCCATATGACGGTCCCTGAGAGCGAGATCGGGATAACGGCTGACATGTGGGCCCTGGATGCTTCGGACGGTCGTCGCGATGGTTTGGCGGCACCGCTGTCGGCTTCTGCCGACTATTCAGTTCTACTCAATCTTTCTTACTGGAGTACGTGGAGCGCGAGTGCAGACGTGACAACCCTGGACTTCGAGTTTGAGGACGGCAGGCGGGAGCCGGTTCCGGCTCTGGAGTTGCCGGCCCTGGCTTGGGAGGCGGATAGTGGCACGATCCTCGAGCTTCCCACCACATCACCCGACAGCACCTATCTGTACTATCCGGATGTTGCAGGAACTCTTGGGGATCTGACGGCCGACGATTGGGCAATTCCCGGCGAGGGCCAGGAGGTTGTGTTGACCGTCCCGACCCTTTCCGCAAGTGTGACAACCAACGTTGAAAATCTTGGGGACCAATCGTTTCTCGCCTCCGGTTGCGAGAATCCTGGCTTTGGAGCTTCGGCCGAAGGAAGCCTTGCCAGCCAGCATGCTTCCTACGAGTTCGGGGTGGACGGAATCGCAGCCGATCACGTGGGCGATGTGGTGGAGCCGGGGAGAGAAACGACCACACCAGATAGGCCTGGGACGAATGCGAAGATCATTGCGGTGGACCGCGCTTTTGCTGTCATGACGGTCGATGAGGAAACTGGATGGGCGATTCTCTACGGAATGATCGGTGACCCGACGGTGCGGAACTAG
- a CDS encoding serpin family protein, giving the protein MMKKTVLATALLLTIAACGTSADEPEGEETTTPDSETSHVVTDEEYERATDASLESSIDVLRAQDADNGLISPASLSYALAMAGEGAQCETLTEINEFLGVEDGSRSTIYPGLLRPANKSGEEYVTGFSAAVAHNTGVPDTRLDVLENVAESYDADLFSDSLTNLQPALDSWVEESTGGLQTQLPVPLPENTATGFITAMHYETEWQGDATKTTFEFTSSDGQVEDVRGVYLPGNVTAREADRGTILELPTDSPDTTYVFYPDEVIDPADLTADDWDLEDAGEPTDVHLRIPAVDFDSQTDVLKYKDDIGLPNIDAKEEGCGLAGFSKSEQHSVEIVVQKATFKLDDEGIAASAVTEIIGEAGAAPGQEEPVIINVDRPYAVLTVSEDTDWALMYATITDPGAITPAMY; this is encoded by the coding sequence ATGATGAAGAAGACAGTACTGGCAACGGCACTGTTGCTGACCATTGCCGCATGTGGCACCTCGGCAGACGAACCCGAAGGCGAGGAGACAACGACGCCGGATAGCGAAACCAGTCACGTTGTCACCGATGAAGAGTACGAGCGGGCAACCGATGCCTCGCTGGAATCTTCGATTGACGTCCTGCGGGCGCAAGACGCAGACAACGGCCTCATTTCACCTGCGTCGCTCAGCTATGCGTTGGCAATGGCGGGGGAGGGCGCCCAGTGCGAGACACTCACCGAAATCAACGAATTCCTGGGCGTGGAGGACGGCTCGCGGTCGACGATCTATCCGGGTCTTTTGCGGCCTGCCAATAAGAGCGGCGAGGAATACGTGACGGGGTTCAGCGCTGCCGTTGCACACAATACGGGGGTGCCCGATACGAGGCTGGACGTTCTCGAGAATGTTGCCGAATCCTATGATGCGGACCTGTTCTCGGACTCTCTCACCAATCTCCAGCCTGCCCTTGACTCGTGGGTTGAGGAGTCAACCGGCGGCCTCCAAACCCAGCTACCAGTTCCGCTACCCGAAAATACTGCGACGGGTTTCATCACCGCCATGCACTACGAGACCGAATGGCAGGGTGATGCGACGAAGACGACGTTCGAGTTCACCAGCTCAGATGGTCAGGTGGAAGATGTGCGCGGAGTTTACCTGCCGGGAAACGTTACTGCCCGGGAGGCGGACCGCGGCACGATCCTGGAACTGCCAACGGACTCACCCGATACAACCTACGTGTTCTACCCGGATGAAGTCATCGATCCCGCCGACCTGACCGCCGATGACTGGGACCTGGAGGACGCCGGAGAGCCTACGGATGTGCACCTGCGTATTCCCGCGGTTGACTTCGACTCCCAAACCGATGTCCTTAAGTACAAGGATGATATTGGCTTACCGAACATCGACGCGAAGGAAGAAGGTTGTGGCCTGGCTGGATTCTCGAAGTCGGAGCAGCATTCGGTTGAGATCGTTGTTCAGAAAGCAACGTTCAAGCTTGACGATGAGGGGATTGCCGCCTCGGCCGTCACCGAAATTATCGGCGAGGCAGGTGCTGCACCGGGCCAGGAAGAGCCCGTTATCATCAACGTTGACCGACCCTACGCCGTCCTCACCGTCTCCGAAGACACCGACTGGGCACTCATGTACGCCACTATCACCGACCCCGGTGCGATCACCCCCGCCATGTACTGA